The proteins below come from a single Lineus longissimus chromosome 5, tnLinLong1.2, whole genome shotgun sequence genomic window:
- the LOC135488057 gene encoding armadillo repeat-containing protein 2-like isoform X1 — MMEPTPPRKPKTDRPFYQAPDNLATSSKIISEARSSLRSLRTNRPFTPRDENRSLFGTTSTRNPETRPPSAFSLGSRHFDGSDSRPVSGTRLTPIDHQLNNATGSGSGTSLSAIDEKPKAVADIDVVLAPKPPVDPNRPISRKTPRARGMQPGVSSENIGDKSDVSVNNNSVERRVHSGPKERTSSSYIEERGEGDGSDEPRASSASEGRKTSSDRKHRDSGKESGYGSDRVGSGGSSRGSSAGKSGTTSSAAAKGGEETPEEALYYTQHVGLIIEEMITQKGNTERLIHLGNMLYKALSEGNLLGRNCKRRSAILKSIFKLLDMEEPRLLLVLARNILALKVSGNNLMNVCKLVFKVSKDEKNDTLFVEDGVVLGLLVQTLKGMDIVASTDALVYLIGAIKLISGSNVTLKPIAKEGCIGALAKMLTQINQLISEAGKPMEQLGHILVQLTAALRNLADTSSSREKFIHYKVVDEVCRVLELCPGDHDSVLNVSRILSKLTLHMDCCNIVSQKTSSFKSFLNILTKYQKKEDVVVRISFILGNLTAKSDDSRLALYQQPKSIETIISVFKYYMEANLKSSEARRRDPSISNQPKKETKNVEDVLMKLVRVIANLSINENVGPTLAGDRQCHKLLLHILDSKDVTTSEELVLNTIATINNLTYYMYTDKGSEDYVDLQVNIAESLLKLVLTNHMEGLIEAVRVYGNLSRQKPVRDFLVENKVDKILVTLLDSGNRDIVYAACGVLINMMADTEKRATLKTEGGITKLVDVLSDFGRNDWQLASMVCQILMNYSAKITSSNDCFGEQETQTLSELLIEYLDDEAALDNSVMSSLDAEMREFMSDKWEADFCPVASQLLDRIERHQSEFEPLEPSPS; from the exons ATGATGGAACCCACACCGCCGAGAAAACCCAAGACTGATCGCCCTTTTTACCAGGCGCCAGATAACCTTGCTACGAGCTCAAAAATCATCAGTGAGGCCCGGTCTTCTCTACGATCTCTCAGAACCAACCGTCCATTTACGCCTAGAGATGAAAACCGGTCATTGTTTGGGACAACAAGTACAAGGAATCCAGAGACACGACCTCCAAGTGCTTTCAG CCTTGGCTCCCGACATTTTGATGGCTCTGACTCTAGGCCTGTCTCTGGCACACGGCTAACGCCAATTGATCAT CAGCTGAACAATGCCACTGGCTCTGGTAGTGGCACAAGTCTCAGTGCTATTGATGAA AAACCAAAAGCTGTCGCTGATATCGATGTCGTCCTTGCACCTAAGCCACCTGTTGATCCAAACCGTCCAATTTCTAGAAAAACGCCACGAGCCCGTGGCATGCAACCTGGTGTTAGTAGTGAGAATATAGGAGACA AAAGTGATGTGAGTGTGAATAATAACAGTGTCGAGCGACGGGTACACAGCGGCCCGAAGGAGAGGACGTCATCTTCGTATATCGAGGAGAGAGGGGAGGGCGATGGCAGCGATGAACCCAGAGCTTCAAGTGCATCAGAGGGCAGGAAAACGAGCAG TGACCGTAAGCACCGAGACAGCGGCAAGGAGAGCGGGTATGGCAGCGACAGAGTTGGAAGTGGTGGATCGAGCCGAGGCTCTAGTGCTGGCAAATCAG GCACGACCAGCTCTGCTGCCGCAAAGGGGGGTGAGGAGACCCCTGAAGAAGCGCTGTACTACACACAACATGTCGGACTAATCATTGAGGAGATGATCACCCAGAAGG GAAATACAGAGCGGTTGATCCACCTTGGCAACATGCTGTATAAGGCATTATCCGAGGGCAATCTACTAGGGAGGAACTGCAAGCGACGATCGGCTATTCTCAAATCGATATTCAAACTTCTGGACATGGAAGAACCGAGACTGCTCCTTGTTCTGGCACGGAATATTCTTGCT CTGAAAGTGAGTGGCAACAACTTGATGAATGTGTGTAAGTTAGTGTTCAAGGTCAGTAAAGATGAGAAGAATGACACCCTGTTCGTGGAGGACGGCGTCGTTTTAG GTCTCCTTGTTCAGACTTTGAAAGGGATGGACATCGTCGCCTCGACAGATGCACTGGTTTACCTGATTGGAGCCATCAAACTCATCTCTGGTAGTAACGTGACGCTGAAGCCCATCGCTAAGGAGGGATGCATAGGAGCATTGGCGAAGATGCTGACACAGATCAACCAGCTG ATTTCGGAGGCTGGTAAGCCTATGGAGCAACTGGGTCACATCCTGGTTCAGTTGACCGCCGCGTTGCGGAATCTAGCCGATACTAGTTCTAGTCGTGAGAAGTTCATTCATTACAAGGTCGTTGATGAGGTGTGCCGCGTGTTGGAACTCTGCCCTGGTGATCATGATTCGGTGCTCAATGTATCAAGGATACTCAG cAAATTAACATTACACATGGACTGTTGTAATATTGTCTCCCAGAAGACGTCCTCCTTCAAATCTTTCCTCAATATATTGACTAAATACCAGAAGAAGGAG GATGTTGTGGTTCGCATCAGTTTTATTCTTGGCAATCTCACCGCTAAAAGTGACGACTCACGATTGGCGTTGTACCAGCAGCCCAAGTCAATAGAGACCATTATTTCAGTCTTTAAATATTATATGGAAGCAAATTTGAAG TCATCAGAGGCAAGACGCCGAGACCCGTCCATAAGTAATCAACCgaagaaagaaacaaaaaatgttgAGGACGTCTTGATGAAACTTGTGCGAGTCATAGCTAACTTGTCAATCAATGAAAATGTTGGTCCGACTTTAGCTGGAGATAGACAGTGTCATAAATTGCTGCTTCATATATTAG ATTCGAAGGACGTCACCACAAGTGAAGAGTTGGTGTTGAATACGATAGCTACAATCAATAATCTGACTTACTATATGTACACAGACAAAGGATCGGAGGATTATGTCGATCTTCAGGTCAATATAGCTGAAT cTCTGTTAAAATTGGTGCTGACAAATCATATGGAGGGACTGATCGAGGCCGTCCGGGTGTATGGAAACTTGTCACGACAAAAACCTGTGCGGGACTTCTTAGTGGAAAACAAAG TTGATAAAATCCTCGTTACTCTGCTGGACTCTGGTAATCGTGACATCGTGTATGCGGCGTGCGGTGTCCTCATCAACATGATGGCCGACACTGAGAAGAGGGCGACACTAAAAACAGAGGGAGGAATCACCAA GCTTGTTGATGTTCTTTCGGATTTCGGCCGCAATGATTGGCAGTTAGCCAGCATGGTTTGTCAGATCTTGATGAATTACAGCGCCAAGATCACGAGTTCTAATGATTGTTTTGGAGAACAAGAAACTCAAACACTCTCAGAGCTGCTAATTGAATATCTTG ATGATGAAGCTGCCCTGGATAACTCGGTCATGTCAAGTCTGGACGCCGAGATGAGGGAATTCATGAGTGACAAGTGGGAGGCAGATTTCTGCCCTGTGGCCTCACAGCTCCTTGACAGAATCGAACGTCACCAGTCAGAATTCGAGCCATTGGAGCCATCACCGAGTTGA
- the LOC135488057 gene encoding armadillo repeat-containing protein 2-like isoform X2: MMEPTPPRKPKTDRPFYQAPDNLATSSKIISEARSSLRSLRTNRPFTPRDENRSLFGTTSTRNPETRPPSAFSLGSRHFDGSDSRPVSGTRLTPIDHLNNATGSGSGTSLSAIDEKPKAVADIDVVLAPKPPVDPNRPISRKTPRARGMQPGVSSENIGDKSDVSVNNNSVERRVHSGPKERTSSSYIEERGEGDGSDEPRASSASEGRKTSSDRKHRDSGKESGYGSDRVGSGGSSRGSSAGKSGTTSSAAAKGGEETPEEALYYTQHVGLIIEEMITQKGNTERLIHLGNMLYKALSEGNLLGRNCKRRSAILKSIFKLLDMEEPRLLLVLARNILALKVSGNNLMNVCKLVFKVSKDEKNDTLFVEDGVVLGLLVQTLKGMDIVASTDALVYLIGAIKLISGSNVTLKPIAKEGCIGALAKMLTQINQLISEAGKPMEQLGHILVQLTAALRNLADTSSSREKFIHYKVVDEVCRVLELCPGDHDSVLNVSRILSKLTLHMDCCNIVSQKTSSFKSFLNILTKYQKKEDVVVRISFILGNLTAKSDDSRLALYQQPKSIETIISVFKYYMEANLKSSEARRRDPSISNQPKKETKNVEDVLMKLVRVIANLSINENVGPTLAGDRQCHKLLLHILDSKDVTTSEELVLNTIATINNLTYYMYTDKGSEDYVDLQVNIAESLLKLVLTNHMEGLIEAVRVYGNLSRQKPVRDFLVENKVDKILVTLLDSGNRDIVYAACGVLINMMADTEKRATLKTEGGITKLVDVLSDFGRNDWQLASMVCQILMNYSAKITSSNDCFGEQETQTLSELLIEYLDDEAALDNSVMSSLDAEMREFMSDKWEADFCPVASQLLDRIERHQSEFEPLEPSPS, encoded by the exons ATGATGGAACCCACACCGCCGAGAAAACCCAAGACTGATCGCCCTTTTTACCAGGCGCCAGATAACCTTGCTACGAGCTCAAAAATCATCAGTGAGGCCCGGTCTTCTCTACGATCTCTCAGAACCAACCGTCCATTTACGCCTAGAGATGAAAACCGGTCATTGTTTGGGACAACAAGTACAAGGAATCCAGAGACACGACCTCCAAGTGCTTTCAG CCTTGGCTCCCGACATTTTGATGGCTCTGACTCTAGGCCTGTCTCTGGCACACGGCTAACGCCAATTGATCAT CTGAACAATGCCACTGGCTCTGGTAGTGGCACAAGTCTCAGTGCTATTGATGAA AAACCAAAAGCTGTCGCTGATATCGATGTCGTCCTTGCACCTAAGCCACCTGTTGATCCAAACCGTCCAATTTCTAGAAAAACGCCACGAGCCCGTGGCATGCAACCTGGTGTTAGTAGTGAGAATATAGGAGACA AAAGTGATGTGAGTGTGAATAATAACAGTGTCGAGCGACGGGTACACAGCGGCCCGAAGGAGAGGACGTCATCTTCGTATATCGAGGAGAGAGGGGAGGGCGATGGCAGCGATGAACCCAGAGCTTCAAGTGCATCAGAGGGCAGGAAAACGAGCAG TGACCGTAAGCACCGAGACAGCGGCAAGGAGAGCGGGTATGGCAGCGACAGAGTTGGAAGTGGTGGATCGAGCCGAGGCTCTAGTGCTGGCAAATCAG GCACGACCAGCTCTGCTGCCGCAAAGGGGGGTGAGGAGACCCCTGAAGAAGCGCTGTACTACACACAACATGTCGGACTAATCATTGAGGAGATGATCACCCAGAAGG GAAATACAGAGCGGTTGATCCACCTTGGCAACATGCTGTATAAGGCATTATCCGAGGGCAATCTACTAGGGAGGAACTGCAAGCGACGATCGGCTATTCTCAAATCGATATTCAAACTTCTGGACATGGAAGAACCGAGACTGCTCCTTGTTCTGGCACGGAATATTCTTGCT CTGAAAGTGAGTGGCAACAACTTGATGAATGTGTGTAAGTTAGTGTTCAAGGTCAGTAAAGATGAGAAGAATGACACCCTGTTCGTGGAGGACGGCGTCGTTTTAG GTCTCCTTGTTCAGACTTTGAAAGGGATGGACATCGTCGCCTCGACAGATGCACTGGTTTACCTGATTGGAGCCATCAAACTCATCTCTGGTAGTAACGTGACGCTGAAGCCCATCGCTAAGGAGGGATGCATAGGAGCATTGGCGAAGATGCTGACACAGATCAACCAGCTG ATTTCGGAGGCTGGTAAGCCTATGGAGCAACTGGGTCACATCCTGGTTCAGTTGACCGCCGCGTTGCGGAATCTAGCCGATACTAGTTCTAGTCGTGAGAAGTTCATTCATTACAAGGTCGTTGATGAGGTGTGCCGCGTGTTGGAACTCTGCCCTGGTGATCATGATTCGGTGCTCAATGTATCAAGGATACTCAG cAAATTAACATTACACATGGACTGTTGTAATATTGTCTCCCAGAAGACGTCCTCCTTCAAATCTTTCCTCAATATATTGACTAAATACCAGAAGAAGGAG GATGTTGTGGTTCGCATCAGTTTTATTCTTGGCAATCTCACCGCTAAAAGTGACGACTCACGATTGGCGTTGTACCAGCAGCCCAAGTCAATAGAGACCATTATTTCAGTCTTTAAATATTATATGGAAGCAAATTTGAAG TCATCAGAGGCAAGACGCCGAGACCCGTCCATAAGTAATCAACCgaagaaagaaacaaaaaatgttgAGGACGTCTTGATGAAACTTGTGCGAGTCATAGCTAACTTGTCAATCAATGAAAATGTTGGTCCGACTTTAGCTGGAGATAGACAGTGTCATAAATTGCTGCTTCATATATTAG ATTCGAAGGACGTCACCACAAGTGAAGAGTTGGTGTTGAATACGATAGCTACAATCAATAATCTGACTTACTATATGTACACAGACAAAGGATCGGAGGATTATGTCGATCTTCAGGTCAATATAGCTGAAT cTCTGTTAAAATTGGTGCTGACAAATCATATGGAGGGACTGATCGAGGCCGTCCGGGTGTATGGAAACTTGTCACGACAAAAACCTGTGCGGGACTTCTTAGTGGAAAACAAAG TTGATAAAATCCTCGTTACTCTGCTGGACTCTGGTAATCGTGACATCGTGTATGCGGCGTGCGGTGTCCTCATCAACATGATGGCCGACACTGAGAAGAGGGCGACACTAAAAACAGAGGGAGGAATCACCAA GCTTGTTGATGTTCTTTCGGATTTCGGCCGCAATGATTGGCAGTTAGCCAGCATGGTTTGTCAGATCTTGATGAATTACAGCGCCAAGATCACGAGTTCTAATGATTGTTTTGGAGAACAAGAAACTCAAACACTCTCAGAGCTGCTAATTGAATATCTTG ATGATGAAGCTGCCCTGGATAACTCGGTCATGTCAAGTCTGGACGCCGAGATGAGGGAATTCATGAGTGACAAGTGGGAGGCAGATTTCTGCCCTGTGGCCTCACAGCTCCTTGACAGAATCGAACGTCACCAGTCAGAATTCGAGCCATTGGAGCCATCACCGAGTTGA
- the LOC135488057 gene encoding armadillo repeat-containing protein 2-like isoform X3, protein MMEPTPPRKPKTDRPFYQAPDNLATSSKIISEARSSLRSLRTNRPFTPRDENRSLFGTTSTRNPETRPPSAFSLGSRHFDGSDSRPVSGTRLTPIDHKPKAVADIDVVLAPKPPVDPNRPISRKTPRARGMQPGVSSENIGDKSDVSVNNNSVERRVHSGPKERTSSSYIEERGEGDGSDEPRASSASEGRKTSSDRKHRDSGKESGYGSDRVGSGGSSRGSSAGKSGTTSSAAAKGGEETPEEALYYTQHVGLIIEEMITQKGNTERLIHLGNMLYKALSEGNLLGRNCKRRSAILKSIFKLLDMEEPRLLLVLARNILALKVSGNNLMNVCKLVFKVSKDEKNDTLFVEDGVVLGLLVQTLKGMDIVASTDALVYLIGAIKLISGSNVTLKPIAKEGCIGALAKMLTQINQLISEAGKPMEQLGHILVQLTAALRNLADTSSSREKFIHYKVVDEVCRVLELCPGDHDSVLNVSRILSKLTLHMDCCNIVSQKTSSFKSFLNILTKYQKKEDVVVRISFILGNLTAKSDDSRLALYQQPKSIETIISVFKYYMEANLKSSEARRRDPSISNQPKKETKNVEDVLMKLVRVIANLSINENVGPTLAGDRQCHKLLLHILDSKDVTTSEELVLNTIATINNLTYYMYTDKGSEDYVDLQVNIAESLLKLVLTNHMEGLIEAVRVYGNLSRQKPVRDFLVENKVDKILVTLLDSGNRDIVYAACGVLINMMADTEKRATLKTEGGITKLVDVLSDFGRNDWQLASMVCQILMNYSAKITSSNDCFGEQETQTLSELLIEYLDDEAALDNSVMSSLDAEMREFMSDKWEADFCPVASQLLDRIERHQSEFEPLEPSPS, encoded by the exons ATGATGGAACCCACACCGCCGAGAAAACCCAAGACTGATCGCCCTTTTTACCAGGCGCCAGATAACCTTGCTACGAGCTCAAAAATCATCAGTGAGGCCCGGTCTTCTCTACGATCTCTCAGAACCAACCGTCCATTTACGCCTAGAGATGAAAACCGGTCATTGTTTGGGACAACAAGTACAAGGAATCCAGAGACACGACCTCCAAGTGCTTTCAG CCTTGGCTCCCGACATTTTGATGGCTCTGACTCTAGGCCTGTCTCTGGCACACGGCTAACGCCAATTGATCAT AAACCAAAAGCTGTCGCTGATATCGATGTCGTCCTTGCACCTAAGCCACCTGTTGATCCAAACCGTCCAATTTCTAGAAAAACGCCACGAGCCCGTGGCATGCAACCTGGTGTTAGTAGTGAGAATATAGGAGACA AAAGTGATGTGAGTGTGAATAATAACAGTGTCGAGCGACGGGTACACAGCGGCCCGAAGGAGAGGACGTCATCTTCGTATATCGAGGAGAGAGGGGAGGGCGATGGCAGCGATGAACCCAGAGCTTCAAGTGCATCAGAGGGCAGGAAAACGAGCAG TGACCGTAAGCACCGAGACAGCGGCAAGGAGAGCGGGTATGGCAGCGACAGAGTTGGAAGTGGTGGATCGAGCCGAGGCTCTAGTGCTGGCAAATCAG GCACGACCAGCTCTGCTGCCGCAAAGGGGGGTGAGGAGACCCCTGAAGAAGCGCTGTACTACACACAACATGTCGGACTAATCATTGAGGAGATGATCACCCAGAAGG GAAATACAGAGCGGTTGATCCACCTTGGCAACATGCTGTATAAGGCATTATCCGAGGGCAATCTACTAGGGAGGAACTGCAAGCGACGATCGGCTATTCTCAAATCGATATTCAAACTTCTGGACATGGAAGAACCGAGACTGCTCCTTGTTCTGGCACGGAATATTCTTGCT CTGAAAGTGAGTGGCAACAACTTGATGAATGTGTGTAAGTTAGTGTTCAAGGTCAGTAAAGATGAGAAGAATGACACCCTGTTCGTGGAGGACGGCGTCGTTTTAG GTCTCCTTGTTCAGACTTTGAAAGGGATGGACATCGTCGCCTCGACAGATGCACTGGTTTACCTGATTGGAGCCATCAAACTCATCTCTGGTAGTAACGTGACGCTGAAGCCCATCGCTAAGGAGGGATGCATAGGAGCATTGGCGAAGATGCTGACACAGATCAACCAGCTG ATTTCGGAGGCTGGTAAGCCTATGGAGCAACTGGGTCACATCCTGGTTCAGTTGACCGCCGCGTTGCGGAATCTAGCCGATACTAGTTCTAGTCGTGAGAAGTTCATTCATTACAAGGTCGTTGATGAGGTGTGCCGCGTGTTGGAACTCTGCCCTGGTGATCATGATTCGGTGCTCAATGTATCAAGGATACTCAG cAAATTAACATTACACATGGACTGTTGTAATATTGTCTCCCAGAAGACGTCCTCCTTCAAATCTTTCCTCAATATATTGACTAAATACCAGAAGAAGGAG GATGTTGTGGTTCGCATCAGTTTTATTCTTGGCAATCTCACCGCTAAAAGTGACGACTCACGATTGGCGTTGTACCAGCAGCCCAAGTCAATAGAGACCATTATTTCAGTCTTTAAATATTATATGGAAGCAAATTTGAAG TCATCAGAGGCAAGACGCCGAGACCCGTCCATAAGTAATCAACCgaagaaagaaacaaaaaatgttgAGGACGTCTTGATGAAACTTGTGCGAGTCATAGCTAACTTGTCAATCAATGAAAATGTTGGTCCGACTTTAGCTGGAGATAGACAGTGTCATAAATTGCTGCTTCATATATTAG ATTCGAAGGACGTCACCACAAGTGAAGAGTTGGTGTTGAATACGATAGCTACAATCAATAATCTGACTTACTATATGTACACAGACAAAGGATCGGAGGATTATGTCGATCTTCAGGTCAATATAGCTGAAT cTCTGTTAAAATTGGTGCTGACAAATCATATGGAGGGACTGATCGAGGCCGTCCGGGTGTATGGAAACTTGTCACGACAAAAACCTGTGCGGGACTTCTTAGTGGAAAACAAAG TTGATAAAATCCTCGTTACTCTGCTGGACTCTGGTAATCGTGACATCGTGTATGCGGCGTGCGGTGTCCTCATCAACATGATGGCCGACACTGAGAAGAGGGCGACACTAAAAACAGAGGGAGGAATCACCAA GCTTGTTGATGTTCTTTCGGATTTCGGCCGCAATGATTGGCAGTTAGCCAGCATGGTTTGTCAGATCTTGATGAATTACAGCGCCAAGATCACGAGTTCTAATGATTGTTTTGGAGAACAAGAAACTCAAACACTCTCAGAGCTGCTAATTGAATATCTTG ATGATGAAGCTGCCCTGGATAACTCGGTCATGTCAAGTCTGGACGCCGAGATGAGGGAATTCATGAGTGACAAGTGGGAGGCAGATTTCTGCCCTGTGGCCTCACAGCTCCTTGACAGAATCGAACGTCACCAGTCAGAATTCGAGCCATTGGAGCCATCACCGAGTTGA